The sequence AGGGGACGACCGTGTTTTCCGGGAAGGCGCTCGGCGCGATTATCGACGATTTCCCCGGATACTGCATCGACTACGATTATAACGGGGAACGCTTCTACGGGCTGGGAGGGCAATCCTCCCAACTGGAAATAACCGGCCAGACAATCCGAAACTATAACGCGGATTGGTATCCTTACTACGCGTCTTTCCCGGTGTATCTCGCGATAGGCCCCGAGTATTCCTGCGGGGTGTTCTACGATAGCGCGGCATTTTCGGTTTTCTCATTCGACGACCCGAACCCGCAGAATGGGTTCCAAGCCGCCTATAAAGAGGATACCTATGCTACCAGTTTCGGCGCTATGGGCGAAACCTTCGACCTGTATATCTACACCGGTACGCCGAAGGAGATATTGGAAAAATTCACCTCGATGACCGGGCGGCCTTACCTTCCGCCGCTATGGGCGTTCGGCTTCCACCAGTGCAAGTACTCCTATATGGACGAGAACGCCGTCCGCGCGGTCGCGAAAAATTTCGAGACCTACGATATGCCGGTCGAGTCCATCTGGCTCGATATCGACTATATGGACGAGTATAAGACATTTACCGTGAACGAGGACACGTTCCCCGACCTGAAAAAACTCACCTCGGACTTACTCGCTCAAGGCATCAAGACGGTAACGATCATCGACCCGGGTGTGAAAAAAGAGACGGGGTACTGGGTGTACGAAAGCGGTGTGAAAAAGAAGGTGTATATCCGCAAGTCCGGCGGTGATTATTTCCTCGGGAAGGTCTGGCCGGGTATGTGCGTCTATCCCGATTATTCCAATCCCGCGACCCGGAGTTGGTGGGCCGGACTCTATCAGACCCTGCACGACTGGGGCATATCCGGGCAATGGATCGATATGAACGAGCCCAGCGTATTCGTCTCCGAAGTCAGCGCATTTCACATGGATTATTACGCCCTCCGGGATTGGGAGGGTATCGGCGCGGAGGATTGGGAAATCCATAACGTGTACGGCCTCACGATGGCGATGGCGACCTCGATGGGGGTTTACAGCGCCGACCCGTCGAACCGCGTCTTCCTGCTGACCCGTTCCGCGTACCCCGGCATCCAGCGTTACGCGTTCATGTGGACGGGCGACAATAAGGCGTCATGGAACGATCTCGCGCAGGTCGTGCCGATGGTGCTGAACCTCGGACTGTCCGGGATGCCGTACTCCGGGTCGGATATCGGCGGATTCTCGGCAAGCCCGTCCGCGGAACTCTTTACCCGCTGGCTCCAGCTCGGCGCGTTCATCCCGTTCATGCGCGACCATACCGGGAAGGGCACGCTCTTCCAGGAACCCTACGCGAAGCATTTCGCTCAGTACCAGAGTATCATCCGGAACTACCTCTTCCTGCGGTACCGCCTCCTGCCGTACCTCT is a genomic window of Brevinematales bacterium containing:
- a CDS encoding DUF4968 domain-containing protein translates to MKNLRVCGLITALLFLFTPSFAAAKAKNAAKPAGELLGFTVSNNTAVLNYPAMTFQVRILSNGIVHIYGQNGKKPIPHYSYAVVHTNDPAKTFVKDTGDALLLDAGGILVTITKKDMQFKVAAKGTTVFSGKALGAIIDDFPGYCIDYDYNGERFYGLGGQSSQLEITGQTIRNYNADWYPYYASFPVYLAIGPEYSCGVFYDSAAFSVFSFDDPNPQNGFQAAYKEDTYATSFGAMGETFDLYIYTGTPKEILEKFTSMTGRPYLPPLWAFGFHQCKYSYMDENAVRAVAKNFETYDMPVESIWLDIDYMDEYKTFTVNEDTFPDLKKLTSDLLAQGIKTVTIIDPGVKKETGYWVYESGVKKKVYIRKSGGDYFLGKVWPGMCVYPDYSNPATRSWWAGLYQTLHDWGISGQWIDMNEPSVFVSEVSAFHMDYYALRDWEGIGAEDWEIHNVYGLTMAMATSMGVYSADPSNRVFLLTRSAYPGIQRYAFMWTGDNKASWNDLAQVVPMVLNLGLSGMPYSGSDIGGFSASPSAELFTRWLQLGAFIPFMRDHTGKGTLFQEPYAKHFAQYQSIIRNYLFLRYRLLPYLYTQVYHATLTGAPIARPLFFEYGYKYCDVDNEFMMGNNMLVCPVITEGQTKFDAVLPPGEWVDYWTGKKFPAGKVTLAVTITNIPVFIRCGSILPTYEFKMKNTAALAKMRDVTMTVYPDSTGYAFGALYEDDGVSWSFMHEGFLVSAVTYRQSGDKAAITIKTVGAYDPGRKMIFIVPAGVKNVSIDGGNYPVTDGKIIYQSL